One Silene latifolia isolate original U9 population chromosome 4, ASM4854445v1, whole genome shotgun sequence DNA segment encodes these proteins:
- the LOC141653453 gene encoding uncharacterized protein LOC141653453 has protein sequence MASKLRLLQSKACQAKQFLSNHGDVYYKQMIEQNKEFIQEPPTVETCSRLSKQLFYTRLASLPGRREALWKEVEQVKQVWKNRKEMKVEEVGVAALFGLECFAWFCAGEIIGRGFTITGYKV, from the exons ATGGCGTCAAAGCTTCGTCTGTTGCAATCAAAGGCTTGTCAGGCTAAGCAGTTCCTCTCCAATCATGGGGATGTCTATTATAAGCAGATGATAGAGCAAAACAAGGAGTTCATACAGGAGCCACCTACTGTGGAGACATGCAGTCGTTTGTCAAAGCAGCTATTTTACACTCGCCTTGCCAG TTTACCTGGCCGCCGTGAAGCTCTATGGAAAGAAGTGGAGCAAGTGAAGCAGGTTTGGAAAAACAGGAAAGAGATGAAGGTCGAAGAAGTTGGAGTCGCTGCTTTGTTTGGATTGGAGTGCTTTGCATGGTTCTGTGCTGGTGAAATCATAGGACGAGGGTTTACTATCACTGGATATAAGGTCTAG
- the LOC141651417 gene encoding uncharacterized protein LOC141651417 has protein sequence METKTVAETTVTKEGEHSIQEDRLRSSSVSFASSVKSASSEFSFEDPYQLDINDHGSFALDNEQSSKNSPGSASTLETAPTQVMEQPPDESGYRIPSRVFASNKSGTPNQDWSMASNESLFSIHTGNMSFTRDRFNRFFEIGELGMYGPGPGPGDMRKSGELPPPSPRIVLKPGEQKPKEQMTPMPPPVTPKSGEQIIANHFKASTTPPPVVVNRPPDVEVKSSPKVNEATVTSEPKPVITEKKKR, from the exons ATGGAAACTAAAACTGTAGCTGAAACAACCGTCACTAAAGAAGGTGAACATTCAATTCAAGAAGACAGACTACGGTCGTCTTCTGTTTCATTTGCATCATCAGTCAAATCTGCATCCTCTGAATTTTCATTTGAAGATCCATATCAACTAGACATAAATGATCATG GTAGCTTTGCTCTTGATAATGAACAGTCCAGCAAAAATTCTCCTGGTAGTGCATCAACTTTAGAAACAGCTCCAACTCAGGTGATGGAGCAACCTCCAGATGAGTCGGGTTATAGGATTCCATCTCGTGTTTTTGCCAGCAACAAATCAGGCACCCCAAACCAGGATTGGAGCATGGCTTCTAATGAATCATTGTTCAGTATTCATACTGGGAATATGAGTTTCACTAGGGACCGCTTTAATCGGTTCTTTGAAATCGGGGAACTTGGTATGTACGGACCAGGACCAGGACCTGGTGATATGCGGAAATCAGGAGAACTCCCTCCGCCTTCACCTAGAATCGTGCTCAAACCAGGGGAACAGAAACCCAAGGAGCAAATGACGCCTATGCCTCCCCCGGTTACACCTAAATCAGGAGAACAGATTATCGCTAATCATTTTAAGGCATCTACAACACCTCCACCTGTTGTAGTTAACAGACcacctgatgttgaggtaaaaaGTTCGCCTAAGGTTAATGAGGCTACTGTAACTTCTGAACCAAAGCCAGTAATTACAGAAAAAAAGAAAAGGTAG